In one Nicotiana sylvestris chromosome 8, ASM39365v2, whole genome shotgun sequence genomic region, the following are encoded:
- the LOC138874787 gene encoding uncharacterized protein — translation MYDFITAEDSELWDVICDGPFIPIKTTSEPLVIVPKLRKEYNDADRKVIQKNFRAKNILICGIGPDEYNRISAYQYAKEIWEALQTAHEGTTQVKQLKIDMLTTEEKLFRKILSVLHGSWERKVNAIIEAKDLQKLTIDEHIGNLKSYEMKKNKEHERRETKKEKNQGDSPSESGEDDEQGDTSRMVVESEATKYDSIFALMAKSDEDEDDDDDKGAVKQSVQRWYMDSGYSKHMTGSADDFLSLKTLQRGSVSFCNGKKGYILGVGRAGKTPTHSIENVYYVNSFKYSLLSVSRKRKKVEFLSKTCTVTNLIIGEVVLMTKRFKNMYVANFESLNNGNLTCLSVVDD, via the exons ATGTATGATTTTATCACAGCTGAAGATTCAGAGCTCTGGGATGTTATTTGTGATGGACCCTTCATCCCTATAAAGACTACTAGCGAGCCATTAGTGATAGTTCCAAAGTTAAGGAAGGAGTATAACGATGCTGACCGTAAAGTTATACAGAAGAACTTCCGAGCAAAAAATATCCTCATCTGTGGTATTGGACCAGACGAGTATAACAGAATTTCTGCCTATCAATATGCCAAGGAGATCTGGGAAGCTCTCCAAACCGCACATGAAGGAACAACTCAAGTCAAGCAGTTAAAGATCGACATGCTCACCACTGA GGAAAAACTTTTCAGGAAAATACTTAGTGTATTACATGGTTCCTGGGAAAGAAAAGTCAATGCTATCATAGAGGCAAAGGATCTGCAAAAGCTGACCATTGATGAGCACATCGGGAATCTGAAGAGCTATGAAATGAAGAAAAATAAGGAACATGAAAGAAGAGAAACCAAAAAGGagaagaaccag GGAGATTCCCCTAGTGAATCTGGGGAAGATGATGAACAAGGGGACACCTCCAGGATGGTTGTTGAAAGCGAAGCTACTAAATATGACTCTATCTTTGCATTGATGGCAAAATCTGATGaggatgaagatgatgatgatgataag GGAGCAGTGAAACAAAGTGTCCAAAGATGGTATATGGATAGTGGCTACTCtaagcatatgactggaagcgcCGATGATTTCCTTTCACTCAAAACCCTGCAAAGAGGGAGTGTGTCCTTTTGCAATGGCAAAAAGGGATACATTCTGGGAGTAGGAAGAGCTGGAAAGACACCCACTCATTcaattgagaatgtgtactatgtgAATAGCTTTAAATATAGCCTACTAAGTGTGTCTCGAAAACGGAAAAAAGTGGAATTCTTATCAAAAACTTGCACTGTTACAAATCTTATAATTGGTGAAGTGGTTCTGATGACAAAAAGATTCAAAAATATGTATGTTGCTAATTTTGAGTCTTTAAACAATGGGAATCTTACATGCTTGAGTGTTGTTGATGATTGA